Proteins from a genomic interval of Rhodothermales bacterium:
- a CDS encoding valine--tRNA ligase has protein sequence MAVKLAAYDPQTIEQKWYAFWEENGYFSARRDPSKKPHVIVMPPPNVTGRLHMGHALQDTVQDALTRLRRMQGFEALWMPGKDHAGIATQNVVERALKAAEGKSRHDLGREAFLEKCWEWVGEYGNIILDQKRRLGDSCDWGRERFTFDDAYVKAVQHVFVKLYDAGLIYRGEYLINWCPVDMTALSDEEVDNIERDGFLWYIRYPLEDGSGHLTIATTRPETLLGDSAIAVHPEDERYAHLIGKRAILPLLNRPIPIIADEYVKREFAAGALKVTPAHDKNDFEIGQKHGLECIGIMNLDATINALGGPYAGLDRFVARERIVADLEALGLLEKTEPHKLTVPISSRSKAVIEPLISRQWFVRMKPLADPAVEAVRSGKITFYPKRWENEYYRWLENIRDWCISRQLWWGHRIPVWYHPDAQGAIDESRPFVVSVEQPEPGMLQDEDVLDTWFSSWLWPFATLGWPQEKETIQQDLAYFYPGQVLVSGYDILFFWIARMIMAGQYFMGDIPYRDIFITGMIKDKQGRWMSKSLGNGIDPLEMIEQYGADAVRFSLTILCAQGQDIKLDPTKFEMGRNFANKIWNAFNVFGQFMDEGVAYRRTRRFDELELVERWMVTRLNQTIAEVNEDIDRYRLNDALTKIYTLFWGDFCDWYLELIKPQQGQAVAGETIALAIEIYEKLLQLLHPFMPFITEDLWWRLRAREAGDACITSAWPASNAAEIDPSALEALGLMQALISGIRNVKNEYGVSPGKEIEAILNLPAAANGLRQTMEANKRYFDRLAKVKDLKVGVGQAKPKASASVVVGANEVYIPLAGMIDLGIERDRLSKEIAQKEQYVQAVMKKLGNESFVARAPAEVVQGERDKATQAEDELGRLRANLADLG, from the coding sequence ATGGCCGTCAAGTTAGCCGCCTACGACCCGCAGACGATTGAGCAAAAGTGGTATGCCTTCTGGGAGGAGAATGGGTATTTTTCGGCCCGACGCGACCCTTCGAAGAAGCCCCACGTGATTGTCATGCCGCCGCCAAACGTGACGGGCCGGCTGCACATGGGCCATGCGCTCCAGGATACCGTGCAGGACGCGCTCACGCGTCTGCGCCGGATGCAGGGGTTCGAGGCGCTCTGGATGCCCGGAAAAGACCACGCCGGCATCGCCACGCAAAACGTCGTCGAGCGCGCCCTCAAGGCCGCCGAAGGCAAGTCGCGCCACGATCTGGGCCGCGAGGCATTCCTTGAAAAATGCTGGGAGTGGGTGGGCGAATACGGGAATATCATTCTTGACCAGAAGCGCCGGCTCGGGGACTCCTGCGACTGGGGCCGCGAGCGGTTCACGTTCGATGACGCCTACGTCAAGGCCGTGCAGCATGTGTTCGTAAAGCTGTACGACGCCGGCCTCATCTATCGCGGCGAATACCTGATCAACTGGTGCCCGGTCGACATGACGGCGCTGTCCGACGAGGAGGTCGACAACATCGAGCGGGACGGCTTCCTGTGGTACATCCGCTACCCGCTCGAGGATGGCAGCGGCCACTTGACCATTGCCACGACGCGGCCGGAGACCCTGCTGGGGGACTCCGCCATCGCGGTCCACCCGGAGGACGAGCGCTACGCGCACTTGATCGGCAAGCGGGCCATCCTCCCCCTGCTCAATCGCCCGATTCCGATCATCGCGGACGAATACGTCAAGCGCGAGTTCGCGGCCGGCGCGCTCAAGGTGACCCCTGCGCACGACAAAAACGACTTCGAGATCGGCCAGAAACACGGGCTGGAATGCATCGGGATCATGAACCTGGATGCGACGATCAACGCGCTGGGCGGGCCGTACGCCGGCTTGGACCGGTTCGTTGCCCGCGAGCGGATCGTGGCGGATCTGGAGGCCCTCGGCCTGCTCGAAAAAACGGAGCCGCACAAACTCACCGTCCCAATCTCCAGCCGCTCGAAGGCCGTCATCGAGCCCCTCATCTCGCGGCAGTGGTTCGTCCGTATGAAGCCCCTGGCGGACCCGGCCGTGGAGGCCGTGCGCAGCGGCAAGATCACCTTTTACCCGAAACGGTGGGAGAACGAATATTACCGCTGGCTCGAAAATATCCGCGACTGGTGCATCAGCCGGCAGCTCTGGTGGGGGCACCGCATCCCGGTGTGGTATCACCCGGATGCGCAGGGCGCCATCGACGAAAGCCGGCCGTTTGTTGTCTCCGTCGAGCAGCCGGAGCCCGGCATGCTCCAGGACGAGGACGTGCTCGACACCTGGTTCTCGTCGTGGCTGTGGCCGTTCGCCACGCTCGGCTGGCCTCAAGAAAAGGAGACTATCCAGCAGGATCTCGCCTATTTCTACCCCGGCCAGGTGCTGGTCTCCGGGTACGACATCCTGTTTTTCTGGATCGCCCGGATGATCATGGCCGGCCAGTATTTCATGGGCGATATCCCGTACCGCGATATCTTCATCACGGGGATGATCAAGGACAAGCAGGGCCGGTGGATGTCCAAGAGCCTCGGCAACGGCATCGATCCGCTGGAGATGATCGAGCAATACGGCGCCGACGCGGTCCGCTTCTCGCTTACGATTCTCTGCGCCCAGGGGCAGGATATCAAGCTGGACCCCACGAAGTTCGAGATGGGCCGCAACTTCGCGAACAAGATCTGGAACGCGTTTAATGTGTTCGGCCAGTTCATGGACGAGGGGGTGGCCTACCGCCGCACGCGTCGGTTCGACGAGCTCGAACTCGTGGAGCGGTGGATGGTCACGCGCCTCAACCAGACGATCGCCGAGGTAAACGAGGACATCGACCGATACCGCCTCAACGACGCCTTGACGAAGATCTACACCCTGTTCTGGGGGGATTTCTGCGACTGGTACCTGGAACTCATCAAACCGCAACAGGGGCAAGCCGTCGCCGGCGAAACGATTGCGCTCGCGATCGAAATCTACGAGAAGCTTCTCCAGCTTTTGCACCCCTTCATGCCCTTTATCACCGAAGACCTCTGGTGGCGGCTGCGGGCGCGGGAAGCCGGCGACGCGTGTATCACGTCCGCCTGGCCGGCCTCGAATGCGGCGGAGATCGATCCCTCGGCACTCGAAGCTCTCGGGTTGATGCAGGCGCTCATCTCCGGCATCCGGAATGTGAAAAACGAATACGGCGTATCGCCAGGGAAGGAGATCGAGGCGATCCTGAACCTGCCGGCGGCCGCGAACGGGTTGCGGCAGACGATGGAGGCTAATAAGCGTTATTTCGATCGGCTGGCCAAGGTGAAAGACCTGAAGGTGGGCGTCGGCCAGGCCAAGCCGAAGGCCAGCGCTTCGGTTGTCGTGGGCGCGAATGAGGTGTACATCCCGCTGGCCGGCATGATCGACCTCGGCATCGAGCGCGACCGCCTCAGCAAGGAGATCGCCCAGAAGGAGCAGTACGTACAGGCCGTCATGAAGAAACTCGGCAACGAGAGCTTCGTCGCCCGCGCGCCGGCAGAGGTGGTGCAGGGCGAGCGCGACAAAGCGACCCAGGCCGAAGACGAACTCGGCCGGCTCCGTGCGAATCTCGCGGACTTGGGGTAA
- a CDS encoding FxLYD domain-containing protein has protein sequence MKIPALPGWSGVAGVFLALLLFGACAAPADEAVEAAAVLVENVQYTLLPGGARIVTGTLFNPTEDPINNAQIQISLYDVNNVRVSTMSVTIQDVSPGSRKSFREPINTDLDVRGASVKSVLVL, from the coding sequence ATGAAGATTCCTGCGTTACCTGGATGGTCCGGCGTTGCCGGCGTTTTTCTTGCGCTCCTCTTGTTCGGCGCCTGCGCGGCGCCGGCGGACGAGGCGGTGGAAGCAGCGGCGGTCCTGGTAGAGAATGTGCAGTATACCCTGCTTCCTGGCGGCGCGCGCATCGTTACCGGCACCCTGTTTAATCCGACCGAAGATCCGATCAACAACGCGCAGATCCAGATCTCGCTGTACGACGTCAACAACGTGCGGGTGTCCACCATGAGCGTCACGATCCAGGACGTGTCTCCTGGTTCCCGGAAATCCTTTCGGGAGCCCATCAACACCGATCTCGACGTGCGCGGCGCCAGCGTGAAGAGCGTGCTGGTGCTCTGA